A window of Anaerolineae bacterium genomic DNA:
TCTCATCGCTTTCTTTAGAGTTCTTGGATTAATGTCTGTTGCCAGAATTGTTATATTCCAGTCTTTTATATCAGGTATCAATCTCTTTAGTGCGATCGCAATGGAGTATGGTTCTTCACCCGATGAACAACCGGCGCTCCAGATTCGTAAACGTTTTTCTTTTTGCATCCGTGAACGAATCAATTCCGGCAGGATTTTTTGTTCTAAAGCTTCAAAAGATTGGGGCTCGCGCCAGAAATATGTTTCGCTGACAGTGAGATGACTCGCTAAAATTTCAATCTGATCAACTGTTAAAGGAGAAGATTCCAGATATAAAGTAAATTCCTTTATGCCCGGATAACCGAACTTTTTTGCGACAGGACCTGCATTGCGTTCCAGATCTTTCCATCGTTCCTTTGGGAAGTGCAAAGCAGTTTTGACAGCTATTGTCCTGCTTAACCGCAACAAAAGATCATCCGGAAGATTATGACTCATTTGTCATATCCAGCATTGCTGTTTCCAGCGTCTTCTCTTCGTCAAGCGAAAGAAACTTATCAAGGTCGGTAATCAGAATAAGATTGTCATCCATTATTGCCGCACCTGAAAGATAATCTGCAAAAGGAAAGGCTTGCTCAGTGCTCACAACTTGTATTTGGTTGCATTCACATATGGCGGTAATTGAATCTACCATAAGCGCTACAAGCCGTTTCGATGTTTGCGCAATAATAAGTTGATCTTCCAGTTCGATTTCACGACTACTCAGTTTAAAGCGCCTGCGCATATCAATAACCGGTATAATCTCCCCATGGAAATTGATAATACCCGTAACGATTTCCGGAGCCTTTGGCAAAGGAGTGACTTCCACCGAGCGGACGACCCGTACAACTGTGGATAAATACAATGCGTAGCGTGGCTCATCAAGTGAAAACACTACAATGTTATCCTGTTTAACATTTTGTAAATAGCTCATGTATCTTTCCTCACCCCCCATTTCTCAGGTCATTATTGTTGGGTTTCGTTCCTCAACCCAACCTACCGCCTTTTCAGCGGCCTTGGCCAGCCTGACCACTCCCTTGTATTTCAATAATAATCTAAAAAATGACTTTAACCATTCCCTGACCATGTCAGGATAGTCTCCGATCCTCTCTCCTCATGGACCGGCGAAAACTCTCCCGGTAACCTTTTTCATCATCAACAAAAAGTAATCTGGTTTTTGGTATTATGGGTATAAGGAACTCAGGCTTTTGCTTTTGCACTCTGTATTCTAAAAAATGCTTTCAATATCTCAGGATCAAACACTTTTCCGGACAACATCTCCATTTCCGCCAATGCTTCTTCAAAAGGCCATGCCTGTTTATAAGGCCGCTCATGGGTCAAGGCATCAAAGATATCAGCTATAGTTACAATTCTGGCAGGCAGAGGAATTGAATCCTTCTTTAATCCATCAGGGTATCCGCTTCCATTCCAACGTTCGTGATGACTTCTGGCAATTTCACGTGCAATCCGGTAAAATGATTTATTTCCCAGAATTTTTTCCCCTGCGATACAATGCTCTTGCATTATCACCCATTCTTCAACGCTCAATGGGCCTGGTTTTTGCAAGATACTATCAGGGATGTGGATTTTGCCAATGTCATGCATGATGCTGAAAAATGCGATTTTCTCTGTTTTCTCAGAGGACATGCCCAGAGCCGCACATATATCGCGAGTATTCCGCTGAATTCTATAAATATGCTCTCCGGTGTCGTCATCTTTTGCCTCTGCTGCCAGGGCGAGCATTACAACGCCTTCCCGTACAGCCCCTTCAAGTTCTAAAGTTCGTTCATGGACCAGATTTTCAAGATTTTCATTGACGATGTTTAGTTGTTTATTTTGTTCTTTGGTTAATCTTTGAAGCCGTTTATTCTCCTGGACCAGGTTATAATATTGAAAAGCCCCCTCAACCGTTCCGTTTAATGCCTCAAATGACCAGGGCTTGGTCAAATATCCGAACACCTGCGAACGGTTGATACCGTCCATGGCATTTTCAAGAGTACCGTGGGCTGTAAGAAGAACTCTGACAACATCCGGTTTAATTTGTTTGACGTTCTCCAAAAAGGTAATGCCATCCATTTCAGGCATTTTCAGGTCGGAGAGCACCACACCTACGTCATTCTCTTTCAGGATTCTAAGTCCCTCTTCCCCTGAATTTGCCGAATAAATGGAATAGCTCTCGTGCCTGAGCTGGCGTTTAAGGCTGCTGATTGTATTTGGCTCATCATCTACTATAAGTAATGATCGATTAAGCATTGTGGAGATTCTCCTTATTAAACAATCTTGACCACCAGTTTTTCTCTCTTTCGTTAAGTTCAGCCATGTCAGGGTGCTCGTTACTCGTTACTCGTTGATGGTCTGAAAAACAGGACAAATCCTTTGCCGCTAAACCTTCCGGAAAGTGGTGTTAAATCAATGTCATAGCTTGTTCCTGATAACCGGTATCCCTTTAGTGTTACGGGTGTGCGGCACATAATCGCTTCATCAATCTTTTCTCGCATATCATTTGGAAAGTAATCAGAAAGCTTCTTCCCAATCTCAATACTCTTGCTGCTCTCTGACAAGGATTGCGCCTGTTGATTGATCGACACAATCATTCCTCTAACGCTGACACAAATGACCGGAGCAGGGAGGCATCCCAGGATGGCACGTGAAAGCTCCAGAGCATGATTCTTGGTTTCAAGCTCCTCTGTTGTTTTTTGGATCGACTCCGACAGATTTTTATTTGTTATTTGTAGCGCTTCATTTTGTTCCAGAACCTTTTTATGAAGTATCTTATTTGTCCAAATAAGGTCGTATTGTTCCAGTGCCCTGGTGATTTCCAGCTTTAAATTTTGATCATTCCACGGCTTCAGAAAAAATTTATACAGATCTCCCTTATTGATCAATTCGGTGATTGAATCTACTCCCGTATAGCCTGTAAGGATGATCCTGATCACATCAGGATATTTTTTTTTTACTTGTGACAGAAATTCCATGCCGCTCATCTGTGGCATCTTCTGGTCGGAAAGCACCAGCTGAACATCATTTTCTTCAAGAATCCTCAGCGCTTCTTCGCCGCTTAAAGCTGTCAACAAGTTGTAGTTTTCCTTTCGGAGTAATCGTCTTATAGAATTCAGTATATTCTCTTCGTCATCCACACACAAGATTGTATGATGGTAGTCGCCCATTCTAAATTTCCTGCCTATTAAATAAATACATTAATCCACTCGTCTATGAGCTCGTTTTTTCCAAGTTTTTGAATGGAGGCTACTGACAATTTCTTAACTTCCCTGCCACTGGCGAGTAAAAGCCTGCCGTCTTTTAAATGAAGATCTTGCGCCAGGATCATGCCTTCTTTCAACTTTTCATAACCGATCCGCAGTTCCTGACTTTTCTTTTCTTTTTCAAATAATTTTGCTTCCCCTGCTATTTTTATCAATTTTGTTACAACACCGATATCATATTTCTGGTGAGCGCCGATCATAATGATCTTTGGCGCGACTTCTTCGATCATTTTTTCAGGCTCTGTAACATTAAAATTCCTGGTTGCCGGGCCAAAATATATTCTTGCTTTGTCAAGAATATATTTTATATCCTTCGGCCACCTGTATGCTATGTTGCAATAATCCGCTGCAGCTCCTATGATACGCGACCCCAAAGGAATTTCGTCTCCTTTCAAGCCATTAGGGAAACCGCTGCCGTCGAAGTTTTCATGGTGATAGAGTACAATTTTAGATACTTTATTCAATCTTTCCACAGTTTCGAGACAGATCGAAGCAATAACAGGATGCTGGCGGTACATCTTTAATTCCTCCTCGCGCATATCTTCCTCATCCTTTAATAATTCCCTTGGGGATGATCCCAGCATGCCGACATCATGTATCATGCCGGCTATTTCAATCTGATCAAGCTCTTCACTGTCCAGCCCGTATTCTTCGGCAACCTTTCTTGCAAGTTGCGCTACATGTTTCATATATCTTCCCAGTTCGGGATTTAAATTTTCAATCAATGAAGACATCAATCGAATTGTGTCTAAAAAACTCTCTTCCAGTTTTTTGTTGGTTTCTTCTAATGCTATATTTTTTTGCCTGACTTCCAGGGTTCTTTCACTTACCTTTTTCTCAAGATTTTTGTTAAGCTCATTGAGTTCTTTGTTTTGTGTGCTCGTAAGTTCTAAAAGACGCCGGTTTTCCAGCGTCAGTTCATACCGCTCAAGCAACTGTCGAACCTGAACCAGCAGCTCATCATCATTCCACGGTTTGCTCAGATACCTGTGAATTTTTCCTTTGTTAACGGCATCAATAACAGCATCCATATCGGAATAACCTGTCATAAGATATCTTCCGGCATCAGGAAAAATTTTCCTTGCCTTTTCCAGAAATTGAGTACCGGTCATCTCCGGCATGCGTTGATCAGAGATAATCAGTGAAACAGGCTCCTCTAACGTGTTAAGCAGCTCAAGCCCTTCCTTTCCGCTGGAAGCTGTGAAAATCCTGTAATCTTCCTTGCGAAAAATTCGTTTAAGCGATTCTGTAATAGAAACCTCGTCATCTACAAGCAAAATTGAATGTTGATACTTGGATGTCATTAAAAATTCTCCTTACTGGTTGCTTGTTACTGGTTGCTCTTTGCTCTCCGCTCTCTGCTCGAATACTCAACCATTTAACTACTCGACTACTCGACCAATCGGGATCCGAATCGTAAAAGTTATTCCCTTGCCTATCGTACTTCCCACACCTATGGTCCCTTTATGCTTTTTAATGATGTTGTAAGCAATATTTATGCCCAAACCTGTTCCCTTTCCTACATCCTGGGTGGGCAAAATCCTTGTTATAGCCTGCAAGGACATTCAGTTTGCTGCTGATAAATCCGGTTGGATTATTAATCTCGTGAGCCACGCCTGCGGCGAGCTGTCCCGGCCTTAAAGACTTTCTGCATCTCCTCGTGAGCATGTTTGGGATCAGTGAGATAGTCTTTAAAGAGGGTGCCAATTAACTCTTCATGATAATTAATATAATCCTTATTCTTAGTCAAGGTTTTATAGCAGGACATTACGCTTGCATCTCTTCCCGTTCAAGTTGTTAATTTTAAGGATTTTTTCCCTTTATTACAGCAAAAAATCCAAAGTGAATTATTCAATACTTGACATGCGGAAACATACCCGTAGAACATAATAACAGAAGGAGTTTGGCAACGGCGGAGGTTGAGGAGCAGGCTGTGGTGATGGTTTTTGTTGCATTTATACGTTGTTTGTGATAATATTTTTTAATATTATATATTATAATTGAACGAACGATTTCCGGAACTGGTGGAAAGTAAAAACACTCGACATACCGTGGAAAAAATGTAAGAATCCAACAAAAATCTTTAATTCTACAACATGAGATTAGTTTATGGGCATATTAAGTATAAATGATCTAAAGCCCGGTATGGTTTTGGCGCAGGCTGCTAAGAACAGACATGGCGCTGTCATACTGGGTGAAGGTAAATTGCTGACGGAAAAACATATCAATTCTTTTAAGACCTGGGGAGTCACCACGGTTGACATAAAGGATATTGACAGCGATCAACTGGTAAAAGAAGAAATGGACGCTCTGTCGAATGATGATGTTGAATTGATTGAAAAGGAGCTTGATGAATTATTCCCACCTTTTGAAGCTAATCCTGTCATGGAGGAAATATACAAGATTGTTAAAAAGCTAAGGTTAAAACAGATCGCAAATCAAATTAAGGATTCTACTGATGGAATCGAAAAAGATTGATAGAATAATAAGTTCTATCGGCGGCTTGCCGACCCTACCTACTATTTATATGAAGCTTTCACATCTTCTGAATGCACCTGACTCATCAATCAGAAAGATAAGCAACATCATCTCTGAAGATCAGGCTATAGCAGCCATGGTGCTCAAAATTGTCAATTCAGCATCCTATGGTTTTTACAATAAAATCGGGGACCTGCAGCAGGCCATCGTAATTTTGGGGCTGAACGAAATAAAAAGCCTGGTGCTTGCAACTTCTATGTATAAAATTGTAAAAGGATTCAAATCAAGCAGCGCATTTAATATGGAGAAGTTCTGGAAACATGCCATAGGATGCGCGATCTTAGCAAAGGTTCTGGCTGAAACCGCTTACATAAAAGACCCGGAAGATGTTTTTACGGGAGGCCTGCTTCACGACATAGGAAAACTGATCCATGCTACCTATTTGCGCGAAGAGTTTAACAATGTAGTAGCCGATGTTGCGGAGACCGGATCTCAGATATCTGAATCGGAAAAAAAGATAATGGGTTTTGATCATACTCAGACAGGGGAAGCCTTGGCTGAAAAGTGGTCCTTGCCCCGAAGAACAATCAACATGATAGCCTACCATCATTTTTCCCGTATGCCGCGCACCATAACTAAAGAGATGGCGGCCGTTCACATCGGGAACACTCTCTGCATAGCTCTTCGCATGGGATCAGGC
This region includes:
- a CDS encoding chemotaxis protein CheW, producing the protein MSYLQNVKQDNIVVFSLDEPRYALYLSTVVRVVRSVEVTPLPKAPEIVTGIINFHGEIIPVIDMRRRFKLSSREIELEDQLIIAQTSKRLVALMVDSITAICECNQIQVVSTEQAFPFADYLSGAAIMDDNLILITDLDKFLSLDEEKTLETAMLDMTNES
- a CDS encoding HDOD domain-containing protein, whose translation is MESKKIDRIISSIGGLPTLPTIYMKLSHLLNAPDSSIRKISNIISEDQAIAAMVLKIVNSASYGFYNKIGDLQQAIVILGLNEIKSLVLATSMYKIVKGFKSSSAFNMEKFWKHAIGCAILAKVLAETAYIKDPEDVFTGGLLHDIGKLIHATYLREEFNNVVADVAETGSQISESEKKIMGFDHTQTGEALAEKWSLPRRTINMIAYHHFSRMPRTITKEMAAVHIGNTLCIALRMGSGGEKRVPIVNQKAWEILDLKLSDLEYVMQRSTKLFEESISVMEF
- a CDS encoding response regulator; this encodes MGDYHHTILCVDDEENILNSIRRLLRKENYNLLTALSGEEALRILEENDVQLVLSDQKMPQMSGMEFLSQVKKKYPDVIRIILTGYTGVDSITELINKGDLYKFFLKPWNDQNLKLEITRALEQYDLIWTNKILHKKVLEQNEALQITNKNLSESIQKTTEELETKNHALELSRAILGCLPAPVICVSVRGMIVSINQQAQSLSESSKSIEIGKKLSDYFPNDMREKIDEAIMCRTPVTLKGYRLSGTSYDIDLTPLSGRFSGKGFVLFFRPSTSNE
- a CDS encoding HD domain-containing phosphohydrolase; amino-acid sequence: MLNRSLLIVDDEPNTISSLKRQLRHESYSIYSANSGEEGLRILKENDVGVVLSDLKMPEMDGITFLENVKQIKPDVVRVLLTAHGTLENAMDGINRSQVFGYLTKPWSFEALNGTVEGAFQYYNLVQENKRLQRLTKEQNKQLNIVNENLENLVHERTLELEGAVREGVVMLALAAEAKDDDTGEHIYRIQRNTRDICAALGMSSEKTEKIAFFSIMHDIGKIHIPDSILQKPGPLSVEEWVIMQEHCIAGEKILGNKSFYRIAREIARSHHERWNGSGYPDGLKKDSIPLPARIVTIADIFDALTHERPYKQAWPFEEALAEMEMLSGKVFDPEILKAFFRIQSAKAKA
- a CDS encoding HD domain-containing phosphohydrolase, with the protein product MTSKYQHSILLVDDEVSITESLKRIFRKEDYRIFTASSGKEGLELLNTLEEPVSLIISDQRMPEMTGTQFLEKARKIFPDAGRYLMTGYSDMDAVIDAVNKGKIHRYLSKPWNDDELLVQVRQLLERYELTLENRRLLELTSTQNKELNELNKNLEKKVSERTLEVRQKNIALEETNKKLEESFLDTIRLMSSLIENLNPELGRYMKHVAQLARKVAEEYGLDSEELDQIEIAGMIHDVGMLGSSPRELLKDEEDMREEELKMYRQHPVIASICLETVERLNKVSKIVLYHHENFDGSGFPNGLKGDEIPLGSRIIGAAADYCNIAYRWPKDIKYILDKARIYFGPATRNFNVTEPEKMIEEVAPKIIMIGAHQKYDIGVVTKLIKIAGEAKLFEKEKKSQELRIGYEKLKEGMILAQDLHLKDGRLLLASGREVKKLSVASIQKLGKNELIDEWINVFI
- a CDS encoding ATP-binding protein is translated as MSLQAITRILPTQDVGKGTGLGINIAYNIIKKHKGTIGVGSTIGKGITFTIRIPIGRVVE